In one Arachis duranensis cultivar V14167 chromosome 9, aradu.V14167.gnm2.J7QH, whole genome shotgun sequence genomic region, the following are encoded:
- the LOC107464605 gene encoding uncharacterized protein LOC107464605: MLQIEGARETTPETPKQHQETTPKLPPAPTKIHPDAEEAAALLMMARTASYVPKTDLPMPSFSLGLTDSSQEGASTQDTEREKSPEAATMLEQLDSLVQKLASSASKGKEESPQIRRETGGESSAKFETPGGTNQIPDDMKEKCYIWGTRLKEDAKGDTNEFEEICTLTGQGQYILMRTHLASLQANSDIECQVILD, encoded by the exons ATGCTACAGATTGAAGGGGCTAGAGAAAC CACTCCTGAAACCCCCAAACAACATCAAGAAACAACACCCAAGCTTCCCCCAGCTCCAACAAAAAT TCATCCAGACGCCGAGGAAGCTGCTGCCCTGTTGATGATGGCACGGACAGCAAGCTATGTTCCTAAAACAGATCTGCCgatgccatcattcagccttggATTGACAGATTCAAGCCAGGAGGGGGCATCGACGCAGGACACCGAAAGGGAAAAATCTCCAGAAGCTGCAACTATGCTGGAACAATTGGACAGTTTGGTCCAAAAGTTAGCAAGCAGTGCGTCaaagggaaaagaagaaagtcCGCAAATTCGGAGGGAGACTGGGGGAGAAAGTTCTGCTAAGTTTGAAACACCGGGGGGAACAAATCAAATTCCGGATGATATGAAAGAAAAGTGCTACATCTGGGGGACGAGACTGAAGGAGGATGCAAAGGGTGATACTAACGAGTTTGAGGAGATATGCACTCTGACTGGCCAAGGACAGTACATTTTGATGAGAACGCACCTTGCATCCCTCCAGGCAAACAGTGATATAGAATGTCAGGTAATTTTAGActaa
- the LOC127741508 gene encoding uncharacterized protein LOC127741508, producing the protein MEPEPPIQDIRRELEINIIDEQKVQLSKPLSVVDDELVPKVRMTFRTLEDVGKFYRNYAKAAGFSTRVRCTNRKGNEIKNQLITCSREGKWKSKISPTEKTNPTAGSKQRENQMLQIFIRSYRVQPNPPSKLSFKMCTPKQSLGKSKPNSEERRIASPD; encoded by the exons ATGGAACCCGAGCCACCAATTCAG GATATAAGAAGAGAACTTGAAATCAATATAATTGATGAACAGAAGGTGCAATTGTCTAAG cctctctctgttgttgatgacgAGCTTGTTCCGAAGGTCAGAATGACCTTTAGGACCCTTGAAGATGTCggaaaattttacaggaactacgccaaggctgcaggtttctctacaagagttcggtgcacaaataggaagggaaacgagattaagaatcaactgattacatgtagcagagagggaaaatggaaatctaaaatatctccaaCCGAGAAGACCAATCCGACAGCCG ggagcaagcagagagagaatcagatgctgcagattttcatacggTCATACCGTGTGCAACCAAATCCTCCATCGAAACTCAGTTTCAAGATGTGTACACCCAAGCAAAGTTTAGGGAAGTCCAAGCCCAATTCAGAGGAAAGGCGAATTGCATCACCAGATTAA